The following nucleotide sequence is from Anaeromicrobium sediminis.
TCAAGTCTCTAAAAGACACATGGTTAGATACTACATCTGAAAATCCTTACAATAGTTTTCTATTAACTGTTATGGCAGGATTGAGTCAATTAGAAAGGGATTTAATAAGCCAAAGGACAAAAGAGGGATTAGAGAGTGCAAAGGCTAGAGGTCGTAAAGGTGGAAGACCTAGTAAAAGAAATGATAAATTTGAATTAGTAGAATTGATGTATAAGAATAATAGTAAGGTAGTAGATATTGTTAAAGCTACTGGACTAAGTAGAACAACAGTATATAGATGCATTAAGGATATTCAAGAACAATCTTAGATGGTTGTTCTTTTTTTATTTTGTATATTAATTATCTCTTTTTGCTAAATTCTAAGACTAAGGATGTTAAATTATTAAGAGTATTATCACTTCTTTAGAGGTATAGTTCATTAGTAATAATCCTATTTCCGAGGTAATAGTGAAATTATGATGAATTGCAGCATATTTCACTAATGTATTGATATTAACACATAATTTATTGTTGAGCTTTGGAATATAATGTACGGTTATTTGTTTTTAGAGGGGGGTAGATAAACATTGATATATAATCGGTCTCTATGTATATGTATATGGGTAGATCAACACATGGACTTTATGAAAATACCATCGAACGAACACATAGTAAGAAATATCGCTATAAAGTGTATTGTTTATCCTTTAAGCAAGAATGACTATGTAATATTAAATCTAAAAGGTGAGAGATTTAATCCTAGTTCATTTGCTCGTAGATATACGGAACTTAGAGGAAGAAAAGAAGTTAAGCCTATAAGATTCCATGATTTAAGACATACCAATGCCACTATTATGTATAAAGCAGGAGTGAAGACGAAGGTTATGCAGGAAAGACTTGGACACTCGAATATATCGACAACTTTAGATATTTATACTCATTTATTTAAAGAAGATCAAGAGGCAGTATCTAATATTTTAGATAATAAAGTGTTCGGATGAAAAAGTTGAAGGATTATTACACATTGAATTTTATCCAATATTTGTATAAAATGTTAATGTTATGAAATACATAATTGGTAGGTAATACATGGATTATCAAATAGTATTGCAAACAATATCAACTATTGGTATTGGAGGTATATTGGGGGCGATAATAATAAATGAACTTGATAAAAGAGAAGAATTAAATTCATTTAATGTCTACAATGTGAACTTGGAATATAGGCAATAAAAGTAGTGAAGATTATGTGTATAAGATATTGGACGAAATTTGCAATGAAGGAGTGTTTTAATTATTATGACTAATGAACAAATAACTCTTATTGGTATTGGTGTAACCTTTTTAATAGGGGTATTAAATTTCATTTACAGTATTGGTAATAATCAGAAAACGAGATTTATAAATACAGTTACAAATTCGAGAGTTAAGTGGATAGGAGAGTTAAGGAAAAATATCAGTGACTATATCTCTTTAATCCCACAAAATGAAACAGGGTTTATTAAATTATTTGAAAGAAAAGATGAATTTATTGAAAGTTTTAAAAAATCTCATATGATAATTGAATTAATGTTAAATAACAAAGATGAATTCGGTAATACTTTGCTTACGGACTTAACAGAAATTAATAATAAAGTGTTTGAGATTATAAAATGCATTGACCTTATGAACTTTAATAAATTAGAAGAATACAAAACCCTAGGTCTCTACGCTTGTCGTGATGCTCAAAGAAGATTAATAAAAGAGTTAAAATCTGAAACTCAAACTACATTGAAAACTGAAATTATTAGGATTATTGGAAGTGGAGATAATGATCAATACTTAAATATGGAAGCTTGTGAACTTATTATTAATGATGGAATAGGAAGAAAACAAGATGCTTGTCTAATTTGTATTAATAAGTTTAGTAAAGAAATTGAAACTGATGTGGCTAATTTAATAAGGAACTGTGAAAAATTATTAAAAAAAGAATGGGATAGAGTAAAAGTTGAATCTCAAATTGGTAAGTATGATACGGACAATGAAGAATGGAGTGTTTATATTGGATTTTCAAAACTCAATAAGGCATTCAAATTAATTTTTTCTATTATGTTAATAGTTATAATATTATTAATTGTTATAGCTTAATAAATACATCAGTATCTTTAAGCGTTTTAACCTCGTCTAACAACATAGTTGCCATATGACGTTAAATAAAGAGAGAACCAATAAGGTTCTTTTTTTTATTGGAAATAAATAACGAAAGAGCCAATAAGGTTTTAGTCCGTTAGAAGAATGGTTAGAAGGTTAGAAGAAAATTTCATAAAAATAAAATAAGCTAGGGCACTCAACCCTAGCTATTTCAATGGTGCCGAAAGAGGGACTCGAACCCTCACGGAGTTGCCTTTAACGGATTTTAAATTACTTTGGATAAATTTGTACTAATAGTTAAGGAGTCATAAAGATATATACACCCATTTGTTTAAAGAAGACCAAAAAGAAGTATCTAGCATTTTAGATAGTAAAGTGTTGGGTAAAAGTTCAATGGTTATTACGCATTGAATAATTTACAATATGTGTATATAATAGTAATGTTATACATGTACAACATATAGGTTTATGGGTTGAAGATAAGCTTATATCCCGAATAATTACATAAACCACTATATGTGGATGAAAAGTCATTAAGTTTTATGGAAGAATAGTTAGGCGAAATTTTTTTAGAGATTTTAGATACTTATGTTTTCATCATTAGAAGGATAAAACAAGAAATTAAAAAATGATAATGCTTTCTTTTTAGAAAAATTAGCTTAGAAATAATGGCTTGATAATATGCAATTGTAATATATGGAGATATAAAACGAAAAGTTGCTCTTGTATCATATTAAAAATATTAAGGAGGGAGAAAATATGACAGTTTCACAATATATTAAAATTCCAAAAGGTGTTAATGTTCCGAAAAATATTTTAGATTCTAAATTTATAAAACCACCACTTGAAGTAATTCAGTTGGTAGAATCAATCTCGCCTGAAAGCCACATTTTTTTTCATGAACATCCAATAGTACAAAAGTCATATCGTAATTACTTAGATATATTTGTTAATGCAAGGTTGACTTATTGGAGAAATTACACTAATGAACCACTTTGGGCTAAAAGCTATGGAGAGGTATTAATATTAAGGGTGCTACATGAATTAGGTCATATTGTATGTGGACATAAAGGCTCTTTAAAGATTGAAAATGGGAAGGTAATACAAATCGTATCTGATACAGAGGTTGAAAGGTGTGAGAAGGAAGCATGGGATTGGGCAATTAGATACAGGAGTGAGAATTTAGAAAATTATATAAATCTTGTTTACAAATGTCAGTTATTTGCTGAAACACATCCATATACGGAAGTAGTAGATTGGCAATAAACTAAACATTTTTTAACTTTAAATAATATAAATGAAGAGATTAAGTAAGAAGAGAACCAATAAGGTTCTTTTTTTATTGGAAATATATAAAGCGAGTGCAATAGGTTTTAGTCCGTTAGAAGAATGGTTAGAAGGTTAGAAGGTAATTTCACGAAAATGAAATAAGCTAGTGTACTCAACACTAGGTATTTCAATGGTGCCGAAAGAGGGACTCGAACCCTCACGGAGTTGCCCCCAACGGATTTTGAGTCCGTTTTTTATTTTAATAGGGATCTGGCTTAGTAATTTCAATATATTCAGCGATTTTTACAATTAGAAATAAATGAATTTATTACTTTCTACTGTATCTTACAACTACTATCATTACCTGTAAAGTACTTATACCATATATTTATACAAATAAAAATAATTCTAATCTATATTCCTACCTTTAAGATACCTTTTAAAAGCTATATAATGATCATAAAAGGGAATTTATGCCCAAAAGGTATCATAATACCATCGGGTAAAAAAATAGCTTATAATGGCTAGGTGTAAAAAAAACAAATAAAAAGTAAAATATCCAGGTTTAGAAAATCCTTAAAGCCATTTAAAACACACCATCACAGAGGTTGAAAATGAATATTGAAGTATCAATTAAAATCCATATATATTCAATTTTTAACGTAAAATCCACTCTCATGCTAAAAATTTGGGTGGGCTCTAAGTGGTAAAGAATAAGAAGTACAAAGTATGTGAAGTTTTAGAAAATATCCCTAATCCCTTAAAAAAACAGCCCTATCAGAGATTGGCAAAAAAGATGTTATATGATAGGGAGAACTATACATATTTTGCATGTTGGAGTGCATTTAATAAAGATCAAATGTAACGGTTTAGAAAATATCCTTAATCCCTTAAAAAATCAGCCCTATCAGAGATTGATCCAAAAAATGATATATGATACGGAGAACTATACATATTTTGCATATTGGAATGCATTTAATAAAGACCCAATGGGAAAAAGGGTTAGGAGGTATTATAGATAACCAACTACTAAATGTACGCTACAAACCAACTAAACGTCAAAATAAAGGTAATTCAATAGCCAAATAGGAGATTTAGAAAGATGTATTATATGGTAATGACCTTACTTAGAAGAAAGTAATCCAAAACTTTATAAAAAATTAAGCCAGTAGAGGATATTCCATTATTAATTAGTGGAAGTCCTTTTTTTTATGCCTAAAAACAAAAATACAATTAAAGAAAGGAGTGATTTATATGACATTAATTAAAAAAATATCTACACAGGTACGGTAAAAGAGAAATTTAAAGTAAAGATATGATAACTATCTAGTGAGCTAGGAAACTTAAAAGGAATTGGAAGATGATAGAGAAAATTGTTTCTAAATAGTCACTAATAGATTATGCAGCAGAAATTTATAATTACAGATTAAAAAGGGGGACTTTAAACATGAAAGTTAAATGTATGTTAGATGAAAAGAAATATAATAGTAAGCCAAAAGGAGATGAAATAGGAAAGATTGTTAAAAGGTTAGAGAAATCTGAATGTAATATAGGTATAAGCGATTTAGCAGGTTTAATGGTACAAGGATGTACTTTTAGACCTGCTTTTTTAAATGGAAGTAAAGATGAAAATTGGATTTCACAACAATTATTTGCACTAGATTTTGACAAAGGGACTACAATTGAGGAAGAAATAAGTAGATGTAGGCAATTAAATATAATGCCTATATTCGGATATACTACTTTTTCTCATAGTGAAAAGCGTCATAGATTTAGGTTAGTTTTTTGTAGTAATAAAATTTTTACTATTTATGAAGAAGCTGAAAAAGTACAAGTAGCATTAATGAATTTATTTAATAAGTGTGATCCAAAAAGTAAGAATATAAGTAAGTTATATTTTGGGGGCACAAATTTAATATTTGAAGGATATGATAATAAATTAGATATTGATGGATTACTTTTACATAATAAATTACTTAAAAAAAAGATTTACAAATGCAACAATGGTAGTCGTGAGAGAAAAGGGGTACAAGATATAAAAGATATAAATATATCTAATGTATCTTGTACCCCAAAAACCCATTTGCATAATATGAATATTATTAATGCAATAAAAACGCATAATACGGAGTATCTAAAAAAATATATAGGAAATAAACATCAGATAACGTTTGAAACTAAAGAACAATTTTTTGATTTTATAAGAAAAATAGATTTGGGCGAGTTATTGGAATTACGCTATCCTAATAGTTTTAATTGTTTATTTCATAATGATAAGTCTCCGTCGGCTAGTATATTTGTAAATGAAGATACAGGAGATTATATTTATAAATGTAATAGTAATAGTTGTGGAGTATCTTTGAACAATATTGGGGTTATAGAAAAACTAGGTAGATTTAAAAGTAAATATAAAACATATGAATTTATCAAGGAGATATTTAATCTTAAGATTGTGGAAACGGAGTGGCAGAAGAAACAATGGCAAGTATTAATGGAAAATGTAGAATCTATCCATAATGGGGAATTAGAAAGAAATTGTCCTCAAGCATATAAGATTATTAAAAGGATATCACGATATTTAGTAGAGATGCACAAGATAGCATTAGATAATATATATAATGAAAATTGGACTGATAATGAAGGCAATTTATTATTTTATTCTAGTACAGGGTATATTGCAGGTAAATTAAAAATAAGTGATAATAGTTTAAATAAAATCAGTCAAAAGATAGCGGTTCTTGCATATCTTAAGTTATTAAATAAGGTAGATGATGGACAAGTTAATGAGGATATACTTAAAAAATCTAAACACCTTAATGCAACGAAAAACAAGGATAAATATAAACATGTTAATTATTTTTCCATACCTCCCTATACAGATGACTTATATAAAGCCGTGGAGCAACAAGCAAAGAAATGGAAAGATAATAACTATACTATGAGAGGTGTATCAAGGGAAATGTTTTATCGTGGGGAAGGGGTAGATGTAGCGAATTGGTTATATCCCCAATTTAACAAAGTAACTGAAAAAAATGAAGATGGAGAAAGTGAAATAGTAGATAGAACTACATCAAAGGCATCTGATTATAAAACTGCAGACATTGTAAAGACCATATTTTATCTTATAGATAATAAGGGTTATGCACGAGAAAAGGAAATAGTAGAAATATTAAGGCGTAAGTATGGTAAGGAAAATATTAGTGTACAAATAAAAAAAAGTATAAAGCAAATATTTGAAGAATATTCTCTGAAAAAGCTAAGAACTAACAAAATAATAAAGGAACACTATGGGATAACCGATAAAGGTTATCCTTTAATTATTGTAAAAAATGAGTTCAATATTCAGAATATTTAGACTATAAATCAATTTTACTATGCCAATATCTTGAGCGTATAGATTTTGAAATTAATATCGATAGACTTTGTTTATTTATACAAAATGAAGAGGTCTATTCTTGTGCAAAAAAGAAATTACTAATTGATTAATTTATGATTTATTCTAAGTTAAAAAATTTATCTAGGAAAACTATGACGAATGTCGAAGTATTTATATCAAATTAAACCAGGTGTAAATAAGCAAGTTTACAGAGATAGAAAGAGATATGTAAATACATATATATGATTATAAAATTTTTGTAAGTATTATATCATGTATGTAAAGAATATAGACAGTTTGTTTGCAAAGTTGTCTATATTCTTTTTATGTCTCTTAGTAAAATTAAATGACTATAAAACAGAAAGCAAAAAACATGGAAAGTGCATCATTGTAATAAGTTATATTAAATACAAAGTAAACGGCAAAATAAATTATAATAAAATCAAACTGATTTAGAAGATTAATAAAACTATAAAATAGGAAAATTAATAGTTTATAATCATAACTTAACAGTATTGACTATGATTGTTATGTCTAGTATAATAAATACATATAATGTAATCAAAACTTATGGTCAAAAGGGGTTTGATAATATGATATATGGTTATGCTAGAGTAAGCACAACAGGACAGATGAAAGATGGAAATAGTTTAGAGCATCAAGAAAAACGATTGATAGATGCAGGAGCAAAAGAAATAATAAAAGAAGGTTATACAGGAACTACATCTAATAGACCACAATTTCAGGAACTGTTAAGTAAGTTAAAAGAAGGTGATACTTTAGTTGTAACAAAGCTGGATAGATTTGCAAGAAGTACAATACAAGGTGCTACAATTGTACAGAACTTAATTGACAAAGGAATTAAAGTTAACATACTTAATATGGGAGTACTAGATAATACACCAGGTAGTAAATTAATTAGAAATATATTTTTTGCTTTTGCAGAATACGAACGTGATATGATAGTTGAGAGAACACAAGAAGGGAAGGCTGTAGCAAGGACTAAGGATGGATTTAAAGAGGGTAGACCTAAAAAATATACAATAGAGCAATTAGATCATGCTATGGAATTA
It contains:
- a CDS encoding recombinase family protein; protein product: MLVGYARVSTLDQSLDRQIDQLVEYGVDSRNIYQEKITGTKKDRLQLNKMISELKQEDIVVIADITRISRSTKDLLSIIEEIKNKGSSIKSLKDTWLDTTSENPYNSFLLTVMAGLSQLERDLISQRTKEGLESAKARGRKGGRPSKRNDKFELVELMYKNNSKVVDIVKATGLSRTTVYRCIKDIQEQS
- a CDS encoding tyrosine-type recombinase/integrase, whose product is MIYNRSLCICIWVDQHMDFMKIPSNEHIVRNIAIKCIVYPLSKNDYVILNLKGERFNPSSFARRYTELRGRKEVKPIRFHDLRHTNATIMYKAGVKTKVMQERLGHSNISTTLDIYTHLFKEDQEAVSNILDNKVFG
- a CDS encoding recombinase family protein, with amino-acid sequence MIYGYARVSTTGQMKDGNSLEHQEKRLIDAGAKEIIKEGYTGTTSNRPQFQELLSKLKEGDTLVVTKLDRFARSTIQGATIVQNLIDKGIKVNILNMGVLDNTPGSKLIRNIFFAFAEYERDMIVERTQEGKAVARTKDGFKEGRPKKYTIEQLDHAMELLNKHSYTQVEKMTKISKATLVREKRKRKKLE